The sequence below is a genomic window from Cicer arietinum cultivar CDC Frontier isolate Library 1 chromosome 6, Cicar.CDCFrontier_v2.0, whole genome shotgun sequence.
GAAAAAAGCTTTCTCTAgaggagctctaatactcgcatAAATGAATGGAGATGGCCTTCTACTTCTagtaaattcagatgcagtcaaaaaatattatgcttaaaaaagtGATCAAAAAAAtgggctcgctaggttgaaaacctaaaaaggcgacctaggcaaaaatcaAGCGCTTCAGACTGgggcaattattattcttggaagcTAACTATTAGGAGttcctaaattacaagaatgactagtGTTTATTATGTCTCCACCTAAAGTTAAACATACTCGTCCTCACATTGTAACCCCTTcctcaattgtttttttttcttcaatgtaacgaatgtacattttttattattgtcatTCGATGTTGTATGTTACACTCGTTATAAATCAATCCAGTTTCATTATTGATTGTGCTAGTGTTTCAAAATGTTGTTTTGtgataataaatgttggaatttgaaatatgtgaaaatataaaagtattttaaatattttgacacttgaaaaatatgtacacgggaactcgtttgattctcaagatatatgagtgtgtgaaaaataataaggagggtaatcattttaaacaatggattTTGCTTCGCCTCGAAAAAGGTGTCACACGAGACATACTAGAGTCGTCATGCAAAAAATGGTTGTTATCTTCATTTATCCAATCTTGAGGGCATAGAAGATAATAAGGATCGgcgaataaaataaatgaacaagAATTGACCATTAATTCATGACACACATAAATCATGCAGAATTTAATCATACTCATAtgatccatgcatcttcattgacACTTTACCTATACTCAATGCATAACACACGCATGAATCATTCATACCTTATCGTTCGAATTGCAAGTATCATATTCTTATTCTCCCTCTTTATCTACCCACAAGATTGGAccaattacatttttttacatTCCTattgatctacgcatcggtagtCAATACGAAGACGATCACTTACATTTTgttgatctacgcatcggtaaccaatccgaagacgatcattttcatttctatcgatctacgcatcagtaacaaatccgaagatgatcatttttcatttttatagatCTACACATCGGTAACAATCTGAAGATgatcattttcatttctttcGTTCTACACATCGGTAAAAACCGAAGATGATCATTtttatagatctacgcatcggtaaccaatatgaagacgatcatttttataGATCTACATATCGGTAAACAATCTAGAGatgatcactttcatttctttCGATCTACACATCGGTAACTGTAACACCCTGATATTTAACAGCGCGggtgtatattttaaaaaaaaaacaaattcataaaaacaaagaatttcaattgtaacaacccgttattttttttttgtaaaacaaacaGAAATCGAATTTGATAAATAATGGAAGAAATAtctttggataaaatattttagtcgTAACACaatgacaaaagtcaacaatatttacaagcagtggaatagtttttgaaataaaaatccagagtatttaaacatcaacatacaccggggctatgaggcctattagacatagctcatacctttggggtattctcggcagacacctgtacaaaaacactgacccaagaattttaactcccccacgtcaaatcaaaaagtggtacatcgACCAtccaaaataaaagtctagctgacaatatgaggtataggtacaatcttccaaattgaaataaatacatccaagaaagaaagacatttatcccctatacaaccatctaatctgatcatacttCAAAAAACTATACGAcccgagtgatctccacgcgccccgcaagatcttTCTGACTCATCACCGGTCTGGTATGTCTAACTACATGtccatctctagggtactacccggtaggacgatcctggttctcatctgagggcaaatcctagatttccacaataattgtaaaggtcaccaaccaaaattaacaaatatcacttagcatttaaattttaaatgcacaaaataacctttcatcatagcatactccttgaaaggattttcatatgtcaaacatgcataaacaagttgaaaagtgaagtttttaacaaaactgcactgttgtatttgaatacagcatctttgtattcgaatacaatgttgTTTTGCAAGTCAATAGCAAAATCATCCCGTCGTATCTGAATGCAATCCTGTCGTATTCGATTAcacgtattcgaatacaattctgtcgtattcaaatacaagtGTGAAATCCTAAGTCACTAGCAAACTCTCTGCTATCGTATTTGAATACAgtcctgtcgtattcgaatacaactgtgaaaaaatgcagaattcagtttcaaaaatggtttcgcaatcaatcaacattTACAAACAAATCTAAACAATCACACTTATCAATTTCGGCACAATCACAACATCAACTGAGTATATATATGCAATCATcacagtatatcaaacatgactcgcgtgccaagcaccctaatgcaatgcgtatatgccaaaatgcatgaactaCGAAATCcgaaccaaaaccctccttgaaggagcgtaaatcataattgtaccgcctattacatgccagtactaattaccgaggtgccacatatcacaggtcaacacgatttactaaaaagcgtaaatcataaacgtaccgtCTATTGCAGACCAATActgtttatcgaggtgccacctatcacgggtcaacatgaTTTACAAAATGAAACCTAAATCGTAAACATACCGTCTATCACAagccagtactgtttaccgatgtgccacctatcacgggtcaacacgatttactagaaagcgtaaatcgtaaacgtaccgcctatcgcaggctaGTACTGTTACACTATTTTCTAGAGTGAaatagagtgcaatctctcacagatcaggacgacgcgataatccctataaggataagatgaaccaacaaatcacatgacatcatctcgtggcccatcactgTCACCACTGTCACCATGGCACCATcacggtcaccatgtactatgaaatgcatgagcatactctgactctttccgcaacaatcattaagtaaatgcagatattaaaagattctccatttttaatactcatttaacactaatgattttcatattcaacacagagcatactcaaacatatattttccaccaccacacatcaaatttaatcaacaattcacattaaatttgatcaattcaaattccacaaaaccACACCAgtctcaatcatcaatcacccacATATTTCCACACTTTCAAACATACatcacaccaaattaattttcacaaatcaCTCCTCAAACACATCATATTTAATTTCCTCAAAAAcatacataaatgaattaaattccttttctacaaaatcacacatccatttcacaaaattccaactccacaaatacacatatagcatcctatatgcaagctaaaagtttggaaggagcccttaccttagcggtagctttaacgagcgattacggtaccgcgatcAATTctgataaaatctccgctcgcgtcgtcgcttccaaagttggttcactAGCTCCGTAGCGGGaagatgagcaactttcccttctatctcttcgtgaaataaaacttagatctagaagaaatgtggaggtttgtgtttatcggttttgaaaacccctaacaccgtttttctttgttttcgaatcaaagaagaagaatgaagctaGAAGATCTTTgttttctcacccaccaagccttgggtttcttttcttgaagcaaaagaaagaaaaataaagcaaagaaaagaaggaagaagaagacgTGGTCGTGAGGCATGGAGTGGAAGAAAGGTTTTGCGTTTTTCTTTCTTctaaaatatctcgggttgctgaaaactttatctgtcaattgagttgcgacgagaatagatatttttatcaaaatggtttgagaagtgatgggaggtgatgtggaaatgatgatttttataaatatctaaaatatctagatattttagatatttataaaaatcatcatttccacatcacctcccatcacttctcaaaccattttgataaaaatatctattctcgtcgcaactcaattgacagataaagttttcagcaacccgagatatttttaacaaaactgtccgatattaaattcttcgtaacataaataaattattattcgaCAAAATATTCACCATAATTTAAgccaatttatttatcgacggaTAATTTTAATCAggcattaaaatatatttttgggcattaaactcacaaaatatcaataacttggctaaaaagcctgagagttcaataccaaaatacaccaaaatacctaacttagaatttaaaactatgagtCTTACattaaccaatccgaagacgaacatttttcatttttatagatctacgcatcggtaaccaacccAAAGACGACCATGTTTATAGATCTACACATCGGTAAAAAATCTGAAGatgatcactttcatttctttcgatctatgcatcggtaaccaatctgaagacgatcattgtgacaccctaatccccaaataaaacaaatttaattttttcatatttttaaaactatgaaCTTCttcaaataactaaatatacaaacttccaaacatatttatttttaagataaagagtatcacataatccTAAACACGTCAAATAAATTCAAAGGTTCCATAAAACTTAACaacttgaaatcacaatatcagACATTAGAATcactttttgaagtacacatacttatgttttaaattaagtgcaaatgtagtcccaacccgatgtcactatcagagcggaaattcctaaaatagaaaaaatgctcaaaataacatcaacacgaTGCATATAATAAGAGTCTCCAAGACATGATGGCTCCCGCCTCTCCgatggtactagtcatcacctgcaacttacaactcgtctgcgtccatcgcaaacgcaaaacacaaacaacgaggggtgagtatcgaaattatgtaacagtataaaatacacgaggagagcatgcaagcaatcaaattatcacaacctcaaaagttgtcaagtgtataatatcaacggttcatcaaattcatttacAATAAGACAATCACAatgatgaaatgctatgcatgtcctatactctatacttcatcatttggtaccattctactctgaagtacttggttaggaggcctgatactatgccactacaagagtggacggacaattcatgaatggccaagtcctcatagatcccctcactcaacccgagacacatatacgcgacggtcggggtactcttgtgtggCACGGTAGCTCCTGGCCTTAAGGAATAACCCATTAATctacttaggaattccccactagaggtacccctaaggtctatcagtcttaccttacagttcgactgtagccctccacaaTCAGGCTTATTCAGTTGCACTTCCCTGAATCGctaggtttgtcaaaccctccctatatgatgacaaaatagttCTAACTCTAAAATCACCACTcaataagtttcagtttgacttcacaacattcatcattatatatgtatatcagtcaatcacaataaaatatcACTATTcggtttacactactcacaatacacaatTCAGTTTCATCAATCACATGGTAAGGAATCATTTAAGTGGCACATTGaagtaatatcacaatttcaatcaagtaataaGAACACTCAAGTAtatatcattcatacaataacaattagtataaatttcataaaatcaaataacacgcaatcttaatataaattaattcacaacaattctataggtttctaaattatattttagtcctcactattaccattcatatattattaattaattattattactcaatagggctcaaccgtacgtagtaagccccaaatgaaaatatgagaatttcggtattctcgttcatctcacgttattttatactcataaaatcaaacctcatctcaccccttacctcaaCTGAAGATTTCGTCCAATGAATCTGATATGCTAACGGGTCGTTTCTTTGtcggtcgtcgtctctaataaCCCGCGAGGGAATTATAACCacacaaccaccaaatacaaataaattacttactataaataaaggaataaataaataacaaaataaataataaataaataagtaaatgaataaaataaatagtaaataaataaataagtacacgaataaataaataaataagtaaatgaataaataaataataaaataaataaataaataaataaataagtaaatgaataaataaataagtaaatgaataataaataaataagtaaatgaataaataaataaataataaaataaataataaataaataaattatctaaataaataaattatttactatttgtactacaactcagaaatatatttaataatatacatGTTTATGCTTATATTGAGAATAATTTAAAAGCATGCAATCAAAAATCGTATGAAAATTATGTTACCGAAgtcatgttaaaaaaaatgtagaatTAAATTAAAGCAGAATTATATGACCGAAATCAAGAATCGTATAAAAATATGTTGAGGAAGTCtgttacttttaaaaaaaatgcagaggaaaattcttgctacaaaatatgttgttgttgttgttgttgtgcacacttgttctaatgaataactggttcaaagcttgtctaccaatctattcGGGATAAGTGGAACCCATAGCTTAcccaatattttgaaaaaatatctcaatatcccccaccattttcaaaatatacttaGTCCCATAATTTTGGAAAAATCATGGTTTTAGATAATGGTATCTTACAATTTGAATCACTACTTAGTAAGCTATGGGTTCCACTTATCCCgaatagattggtagacaagctttgaaccagttattcattagaacaagtgtgcacAACTTACACATGAAATCTCGGTACTATCGAAAGAATTATAAAGATGACACATTTGTTAAGGTCTTGTGTCATGTACCCTTTtcatgagaatttaagagtcaagcCCTTTAACTCTTCGAAGCGGCCTCACTTCATCCTCACATAGGTAGACTATATCAGAAATACACCCATAATATGTATTTCAACAAATTTATGTTATATGTCTATTAAGAGTAAAACTCAACCTTCCAACTTTATACttatggtccaagtactttcaatctttgggatgtatctatattcaagtacttgcaatcattctaatagtgtactttatcattgaactcaagatttgatgttactcaagtgtgagttgactttccaccattgatgattaattagatatgggCTTGAGTCTCATCCCCAATGATGTCTTCAACACCATGTCCCTTGTCAGACCTTTCGTCAAAAGATCTGCGAGATTCTTTTCAGTTCTTACAAATACTATGGATATTactccatttaaaattaaatcctttacaAAGCTATGTCTTAGATCAATATGTCTAGATTTTCCATTATATACTTGGCTATATGCTTTGGACAGTGTGGATTGACTATCACAATGTATGATACTGGTGCCATTGGCTTTGGccaaattggtatctcatacaACAAATTTCTTAGCCATTCTGCCTCTTTACTACCTGCAGCTAGGGCAATGAATTCTGCAGCCATGGTGGAGTCGGCaatgcaagtttgtttctttgatcccCAAGAAACTGCACCTCCACCAAGGTTGAAGATCCATCCACTTGTGGAAGCATGATCCTCAACATAAGTTACCCAACTGACATCTGTATATCCTTCCAAAACTGAAGGATATCCACTATAGattaaactatagttaattgttccttttaaatattttaatactctattAACAACCTGCcaatgttctttacttggattGTCAGTATACCGACTTAATCTGCCTACAACATATGCTATGTCAGGTCTGGTACAGGTCATGGCATACATCAAGCATCCAATTACCTTTGAATAATCTAGTTGTGACACAAGACATCCTTTTTGTGGTTGTAATttaacattttgatcaaatggagtagaaacaggtttgcaattaaattgatcaaatttctttagcactttctcaatatagtgagattgggataaaccaatatttactccatctctaatgattttaattcctaaaatgaCATCTGCTTCacctaaatctttcatatcaaaattttttgaTAGGAAAGATTTAGTTTTTTCTACCTCATCTATATTTGTGCCaaagattaacatatcatccacatataaacaaatcataacaccatttctattatgaaatttactataaatacacttgtcagattcatttattttgtatccattagaaagcaaaactttatcaaacttttggtgccattgtttgggtgcttgttttaacccgTATAAGGATTTAGTCAATTTACACACTTTATGTTCTTGCCCCTTGATAACAAATCCTTCAGGTTGTTTCATATACACCTCTTCATCTAACTCTCCGTTTAAGAAACcagttttaacatccatttgatggatTACAAACTTATAGATAGAAGCTAGTGCAAAAAACACTCTTATGGATGTTGCAACAggtgcataagtatcaaagcAGTCGATACTTTATTTTTGTGTGAACCTTTTGGTAACAAGTCtagctttgaatttatcaatggtaccatcaactttcattttcttcttaaagatccatttacaacctattggtttggatCCAGGTGGGAGGTCTACTAATTTCCAAGTTTTATTCCCCATAATTGAGTCCATTTCCTCTTGGATGGCTTCTTTCCAAAAGGAAGAGTCTTGAGACTTTATTGCCTCTTCATATGTGTGTGGGTCACTCTTTAAATTGTAGCAAATTGGTCCATAACTGTTACTGGATCATTTGTACCTTCTACAAGGAACATAAAGAAGTTTAGACCATAATCTTTCTCTTTTCTGGCTCTTTTACTTCTTCTGAGTTCTgaacatgtcaaagtatcattaTTTTCTAGGCTTTGTACACTAGAACATACAGTTTCCTTGGGATGTGGAATTgagttaaatctattttcttgaaaaattgcatctcTTGACTCAATCACTGTGTTAATAGGATATGAGTCATTAGATTCAACAACCATGAATCTATAGGCCTTGCTATTTTCAGCATATCCCATAAATACACTTTCAATTCCTCTTTCtcccaatttctttctttttggttcaGGAACTTTAACAATTGCTTTACAGCCCCAAACTTTTATATAGTTAAGATtgggttttcttttcttccagagTTCATATGGGATTATCTTGTTCCTTTTATTGGGAACTCTATTTAACAAATAACATGCAGTTAACATGACTTCACCCCAATAACCTTTAGATAAACCAGAATAGGATAACATGGCATTCACCATTTCTTCTAATaccctatttttcctttctgcaattccattttgttgtggggaATATGGTACAATTGTTTGATGCACAATACCAGTGGACTCAAAATACTCATGATGATAGAACTCTCCTCCCCTATCACTTCTAAAACacttaataaaagtttcatgttgaagttctacttgtgctttaaatattttaaatttgtctaaaacttcattcttagagtgcattaaataaacataacaaaatataGAGTAATAATCAATGAAAGTGGGAAAATACTTTTTACCACCAATTGTAGGCCAACCATGTAAATCGCATACATCAGagtgaattaaatctaataccTTAGAACTTCTTTCAACACTTTAAAAAGGTTATCTTGTAATTTTAGTTAGCATGCAAGTAgtacatgaatttgaatttttatcaaaagttagaattaaatttgatgtcatcatatcattcaattttctaaagttaatatgtcctagtcgcatatgccataaatcacaaGACTCAatcaatataagcagaaatcatattattattatagttactaACAACATTACATTTGAACATATTCTCACAAAGGTAACCTATCCCTACAAACATACCACCTTTAGAGAGAATAAATTTATctccctcaaatacacattttaAACCAAACTTGTTAAGTAAAGGTACATAAATCAAGTTCTTCATAACATCAAgaacataaaatacatctttaagagtAAATACTTTTCCAGAAGTGAATTCAATCTCTACtgttccttttcctttgacTTGGACAGTTGAGGCATTTCCCATGTACAAAATActtccatcttcttcatcaatggTCTTAAATAGTTCTTTATTTTTGCACACATGGC
It includes:
- the LOC140920825 gene encoding uncharacterized protein, yielding MISNFVKLEKFDGGNFIRWQKKMKFLVTTLKVVYVLNTTRPLEKEVKTLAETRERQKWDNDDYICMGHILNGMSDSLFDIYQSSISAKELWEKLESRYMQEDATSKKFLKRKNKDKNSSATKDNLVAVIYELNIIEDVEFWWIDSGATRHVCKNKELFKTIDEEDGSILYMGNASTVQVKGKGTVEIEFTSGKVFTLKDVFYVLDVMKNLIYVPLLNKSDRGGEFYHHEYFESTGIVHQTIVPYSPQQNGIAERKNRVLEEMVNAMLSYSGLSKGYWGEVMLTACYLLNRVPNKRNKIIPYELWKKRKPNLNYIKVWGCKAIVKVPEPKRKKLGERGIESVFMGYAENSKAYRFMVVESNDSYPINTVIESRDAIFQENRFNSIPHPKETVCSSVQSLENNDTLTCSELRRSKRARKEKDYGLNFFMFLVEGTNDPVTVMDQFATI